A single Lactuca sativa cultivar Salinas chromosome 8, Lsat_Salinas_v11, whole genome shotgun sequence DNA region contains:
- the LOC111903727 gene encoding protein BASIC PENTACYSTEINE4 translates to MDDGGHREKGGHRVDYYKGVHPQWNMMPQQYQVKDQNALLMNRKIMHIVSERDTAIEERDRALSEKKSALEERDMAIQQRDAAIADRNDAIRERDNAIAALRFQETTMNNHLQRASKRTATTHHHPPPSSYRHDQNPNITEAFPITIVPSEATAAKSKSVKERKSGGNGGSGGGGGGSRLKKQKKVGEDLNRNVTTDGSKAEWDAQELGLMDQINFDESTMPIPICSCTGVGRQCYKWGSGGWQSSCCTTTISVYPLPQMPNKRHSRMGGRKMSGTVFTRLLSRLAAQGHDLSAPVDLKNYWAKHGTNRYITIK, encoded by the exons ATGGATGATGGGGGGCATCGTGAAAAAGGTGGCCATAGGGTAGATTACTACAAAGGCGTTCATCCTCAG TGGAACATGATGCCACAACAATACCAAGTAAAAGACCAAAACGCCCTCCTAATGAACCGAAAAATCATGCACATTGTGTCGGAACGAGACACGGCAATCGAAGAACGCGACCGCGCGCTTTCCGAAAAAAAATCCGCGTTAGAAGAACGCGATATGGCCATCCAACAACGCGACGCCGCCATAGCAGATCGCAATGACGCCATAAGGGAACGCGATAACGCCATCGCCGCTCTCCGGTTCCAAGAAACCACCATGAACAACCACCTCCAACGAGCCTCCAAACGCAccgccaccacccaccaccaccctcCGCCGTCCTCATACCGACATGACCAGAACCCGAACATCACCGAAGCCTTCCCGATCACCATCGTCCCCTCCGAAGCCACCGCTGCCAAGTCAAAATCGGTCAAAGAGAGAAAATCCGGCGGAAACGGCGGTTCcggtggcggcggtggtggtTCGAGGTTGAAGAAGCAGAAGAAAGTCGGGGAGGATTTGAATCGGAATGTGACAACGGATGGATCGAAGGCGGAATGGGACGCGCAAGAGCTTGGATTGATGGATCAAATTAATTTTGATGAATCGACGATGCCGATTCCAATTTGTTCGTGTACCGGAGTTGGGCGGCAGTGCTACAAGTGGGGTAGCGGTGGGTGGCAGTCGTCGTGTTGCACCACCACTATTTCGGTGTATCCGCTCCCTCAGATGCCTAACAAGCGGCATTCCCGAATGGGTGGCCGGAAAATGAGCGGGACCGTGTTCACTAGGTTGCTTAGTCGGCTGGCGGCACAAGGCCATGATTTGTCGGCTCCGGTTGACTTGAAAAATTACTGGGCGAAACATGGGACGAATCGGTATATTACTATTAAGTGA